One window of the Actinomycetota bacterium genome contains the following:
- a CDS encoding 4-hydroxy-3-methylbut-2-enyl diphosphate reductase yields the protein MSSQKRVLLAAPRGYCAGVDRAVTTVENALHTYGAPVYVRKEIVHNQYVVQSLRDRGAIFVEELDEVPEGGTVVFSAHGVAPTVHVDAAERGLKAIDATCPLVTKVHAEARRFAAEGYEILLIGHEGHEEVVGTTGEAPEVITLVQDPAAAASIEVSKPDKLIWLSQTTLSVDETLETVGVLQSRFPGLESPPSDDICYATQNRQAAVKAISPDCDVVIVVGSGNSSNSVRLVEVALEAGANASYRVDGAHELLPEWFNDVAVVGLTSGASVPEILVRDVLSWLAERGFNDVEEVTTTVEKLVFALPPELRRDMKAVQS from the coding sequence ATGTCAAGCCAAAAGCGGGTCCTGCTGGCTGCGCCGCGAGGCTATTGCGCAGGCGTAGACCGCGCAGTGACCACGGTCGAAAATGCGCTGCACACCTATGGTGCGCCGGTCTATGTCCGTAAAGAGATCGTGCACAACCAATACGTCGTCCAGTCTCTGCGTGATCGCGGCGCCATTTTTGTTGAAGAACTCGATGAGGTGCCTGAGGGTGGCACAGTGGTGTTCTCCGCGCACGGGGTTGCCCCCACGGTGCACGTGGATGCAGCAGAACGCGGTTTGAAGGCAATCGATGCGACCTGTCCCTTGGTCACCAAGGTTCATGCCGAGGCACGCCGCTTTGCTGCCGAAGGATACGAGATTCTCTTGATCGGTCATGAAGGTCATGAAGAGGTTGTCGGCACAACGGGCGAAGCGCCCGAGGTGATCACGCTGGTCCAGGACCCTGCTGCTGCGGCCAGTATTGAAGTATCCAAGCCAGACAAATTGATCTGGCTTTCGCAGACGACTCTGTCAGTTGACGAGACTCTCGAGACTGTTGGAGTTCTGCAATCGCGTTTTCCCGGTTTGGAGAGTCCGCCCAGCGACGACATCTGTTATGCGACGCAGAACCGCCAAGCCGCAGTGAAAGCGATATCGCCGGACTGCGATGTTGTCATCGTGGTTGGTTCGGGTAACTCATCGAATTCCGTGCGCTTGGTTGAAGTTGCTCTCGAGGCAGGTGCGAACGCGTCGTACCGCGTTGATGGGGCTCATGAGCTTCTGCCCGAGTGGTTCAACGATGTAGCTGTTGTGGGCTTGACCAGTGGAGCGTCAGTGCCCGAGATCTTGGTGCGCGATGTGCTGAGTTGGCTCGCTGAGCGCGGGTTCAACGATGTCGAGGAAGTGACCACCACGGTCGAGAAGCTGGTGTTCGCGCTGCCGCCAGAGCTGCGCCGCGACATGAAGGCTGTTCAGTCTTAA